The following coding sequences are from one Acomys russatus chromosome 16, mAcoRus1.1, whole genome shotgun sequence window:
- the Dhx8 gene encoding ATP-dependent RNA helicase DHX8 — translation MTVAVAAAGIVMGSEPGPAEELAKLEYLSLVSKVCTELDNHLGINDKDLAEFVISLAEKNTTFDTFKASLVKNGAEFTDSLISNLLRLIQTMRPPAKPSISKDPVVKPKTEKEKLKELFPVLCQPDNPSVRTMLDEEDVKVAVDVLKELEALKPSAAGQEKQREAEHRDKTKKRKRSRSREHDRDRDRDRDRERDKDRERDRERDRERDRERDHKRRHRSRSRSRSRTRERTKGKSRYRSRSRSQSPFKVPKDREKYGERNPDRWRDKHVDRPPPEEPAIGDIYNGKVTSIMQFGCFVQLEGLRKRWEGLVHISELRREGRVANVADVVSKGQRVKVKVLSFTGTKTSLSMKDVDQETGEDLNPNRRRNLVGETNEETSMRNPDRPTHLSLVSAPEVEDDSLERKRLTRISDPEKWEIKQMIAANVLSKEEFPDFDEETGILPKVDDEEDEDLEIELVEEEPPFLRGHTKQSMDMSPIKIVKNPDGSLSQAAMMQSALAKERRELKQAQREAEMDSIPMGLNKHWVDPLPDAEGRQIAANMRGIGMMPNDIPEWKKHAFGGNKASYGKKTQMSILEQRESLPIYKLKEQLVQAVHDNQILIVIGETGSGKTTQITQYLAEAGYTSRGKIGCTQPRRVAAMSVAKRVSEEFGCCLGQEVGYTIRFEDCTSPETVIKYMTDGMLLRECLIDPDLTQYAIIMLDEAHERTIHTDVLFGLLKKTVQKRQDMKLIVTSATLDAVKFSQYFYEAPIFTIPGRTYPVEILYTKEPETDYLDASLITVMQIHLTEPPGDILVFLTGQEEIDTACEILYERMKSLGPDVPELIILPVYSALPSEMQTRIFDPAPPGSRKVVIATNIAETSLTIDGIYYVVDPGFVKQKVYNSKTGIDQLVVTPISQAQAKQRAGRAGRTGPGKCYRLYTERAYRDEMLTTNVPEIQRTNLASTVLSLKAMGINDLLSFDFMDAPPMETLITAMEQLYTLGALDDEGLLTRLGRRMAEFPLEPMLCKMLIMSVHLGCSEEMLTIVSMLSVQNVFYRPKDKQALADQKKAKFHQTEGDHLTLLAVYNSWKNNKFSNPWCYENFIQARSLRRAQDIRKQMLGIMDRHKLDVVSCGKSTVRVQKAICSGFFRNAAKKDPQEGYRTLIDQQVVYIHPSSALFNRQPEWVVYHELVLTTKEYMREVTTIDPRWLVEFAPAFFKVSDPTKLSKQKKQQRLEPLYNRYEEPNAWRISRAFRRR, via the exons cTGAATTTGTGATCAGTCTCGCTGAGAAAAATACTACCTTTGATACTTTTAAGGCTTCTCTGGTCAAAAATGGTGCAGAATTCACA GATTCTCTTATTAGCAACTTGCTGCGTCTCATACAAACCATGCGGCCTCCAGCAAAGCCTTCTATTAGCAAAG ATCCAGTTGTTAAAcccaaaactgaaaaagaaaagctgaaggaGCTCTTCCCTGTCCTTTGCCAGCCAGACAACCCTTCAGTTCGG ACCATGCTGGATGAGGAAGATGTGAAAGTCGCTGTAGATGTCTTGAAAGAACTGGAAGCTTTAAAGCCCAGTGCAGCAggccaagaaaaacaaagagaggctGAGCACAG GGAcaagacaaagaagaggaagaggagtcgGAGCCGAGAACATGACCGAGACCGGGACCGGGACCGGGACCGAGAACGAGACAAGGACCGAGAACGAGATAGAGAACGAGACAGAGAgcgagatagagagagagaccacaagcGGAGACACCGCTCCCGCTCCCGGTCACGGTCCAGGACCCGGGAGAGGACTAAGGGGAAGTCTAGATACCGGTCCAGGAGCAGAAGCCAGAGTCCCTTCAAAGTTCCGAAGGACCGGGAAAAGTATGGGGAGAGGAATCCGGACAGGTGGCGGGATAAGCATGTGGACCGTCCTCCTCCTGAAGAGCCTGCCATTGGGGATATTTACAATGGCAAAGTGACCAGCATCATGCAGTTTGGTTGCTTTGTGCAGCTGGAGGGCCTAAG GAAGCGGTGGGAAGGCCTGGTACACATCTCTGAGCTCCGGCGGGAAGGCCGAGTGGCCAATGTGGCTGATGTTGTGAGCAAAGGCCAGAGGGTCAAAGTCAAAGTCCTGTCCTTCACTGGGaccaagaccagcctgagcatgAAG GATGTGGATCAAGAAACAGGAGAAGATCTGAACCCAAATAGACGTCGAAATCTGGTCGGGGAGACAAATGAAGAGACGTCAATGCGGAACCCAGACAGACCCACTCACCTCTCCCTCGTCAGCGCGCCTGAAGTAGAAGATGACTCTTTGGAGCGCAAGCGGCTCACCCGAATCTCTGACCCGGAGAAGTGGGAGATCAAACAG ATGATTGCTGCCAATGTGCTTTCCAAAGAAGAGTTTCCAGACTTCGACGAAGAGACCGGCATCCTCCCTAAAGTGGATGATGAAGAAG ATGAGGACCTTGAAATTGAGCTGGTTGAAGAGGAGCCTCCGTTCCTGAGAGGGCACACCAAGCAAAGCATGGACATGAGCCCCATCAAGATCGTTAAG aACCCAGATGGCTCACTCTCCCAGGCAGCCATGATGCAGAGTGCCCTGGCCAAGGAAAGGCGGGAACTGAAGCAGGCCCAGCGGGAAGCCGAGATGGATTCTATACCCATGGGACTCAACAAACACTGGGTTGATCCCTTGCCTGATG CGgagggcaggcagatcgctgccaACATGAGGGGGATTGGAATGATGCCCAACGATATTCCTGAGTGGAAGAAGCATGCCTTTGGGGGCAACAAAGCTTCTTATGGGAAGAAGACCCAGATGTCAATCCTTGAGCAGAGGGAGAGCCTGCCCATCTACAAACTGAAGGAGCAGCTGGTGCAG GCTGTGCATGACAATCAGATCCTAATTGTAATTGGAGAGACAGGCTCTGGGAAGACAACACAGATCACCCAGtacctggcagaggcaggctacaCTTCCAGGGGCAAGATTGGGTGTACCCAGCCCAGAAGAGTGGCAGCCATGTCCGTGGCCAAAAGAGTATCAGAGGAGTTTGGTTGTTGCCTTGGTCAAGAG GTGGGCTACACCATTCGGTTTGAGGACTGCACCAGCCCAGAGACAGTTATCAAGTATATGACAGACGGCATGCTGCTGAGAGAGTGCCTGATTGACCCTGACCTCACGCAGTACGCCATCATCATGCTGGACGAGGCACATGAGAGGACCATCCACACAGATGTGCTCTTCGGCTTGTTGAAAAAG ACAGTGCAAAAGAGACAAGACATGAAGCTGATTGTCACCTCAGCCACGTTGGATGCAGTGAAGTTTTCTCAGTACTTCTATGAAGCGCCCATCTTTACCATCCCTGGTCGAACCTATCCAGTGGAGATTCTGTACACAAAGGAGCCCGAGACAGACTATCTGGACGCCAGCCTGATCACTGTCATGCAGATCCATTTAACAGAACCACCAG gTGATATCTTGGTCTTCCTGACTGGTCAGGAAGAGATCGACACTGCTTGTGAGATCCTGTATGAAAGAATGAAGTCCCTGGGACCTGACGTTCCGGAGTTAATCATCCTCCCAGTGTACTCTGCCCTTCCGAGTGAGATGCAGACCCGAATCTTTGATCCAGCTCCTCCTGGCAGCAGAAAG GTCGTGATTGCCACCAACATTGCAGAAACATCTCTGACCATCGATGGCATCTATTATGTGGTTGACCCTGGATTTGTGAAGCAAAAAGTTTACAATTCTAAAACAGGGATTGACCAACTTGTGGTGACACCTATTTCTCAG GCTCAGGCAAAGCAGAGAGCTGGCAGAGCTGGGAGAACCGGCCCAGGGAAGTGTTATAGGCTGTACACAGAACGTGCCTACCGAGACGAAATGCTGACCACCAATGTGCCGGAAATTCAGAGGACCAACCTGGCCAGCACAGTGCTGTCCCTCAAG GCCATGGGCATTAACGACCTGCTGTCCTTCGATTTCATGGATGCCCCACCAATGGAAACTCTGATCACAGCCATGGAGCAACTGTATACGCTGGGGGCCCTGGATGATGAGGGCCTGCTCACGCGCCTGGGACGCAgg ATGGCGGAGTTCCCTCTGGAGCCAATGCTCTGTAAAATGCTCATCATGTCTGTGCATCTGGGCTGCAGCGAAGAGATGCTCACCATTGTGTCCATGCTGTCTGTGCAGAACGTCTTCTACCGACCCAAG GATAAACAGGCCCTTGCAGATCAGAAGAAAGCCAAGTTCCACCAGACCGAAGGGGACCACCTCACCCTGCTGGCCGTGTACAACTCCTGGAAGAACAACAAATTCTCCAACCCATGGTGCTATGAGAACTTCATCCAGGCTCGTTCTCTACGCCGGGCCCAGGACATTCGCAAGCAAATGTTAGGCATAATGGACAG GCACAAGCTAGATGTGGTCTCCTGTGGTAAGTCCACAGTCCGAGTGCAGAAGGCCATCTGCAGCGGGTTCTTCCGGAATGCTGCCAAGAAGGACCCACAAGAGGGTTACCGGACACTGattgaccagcaggtggtctacATCCATCCTTCCAGCGCCCTGTTCAACAGACAGCCAGAATG GGTGGTATACCACGAATTAGTGTTGACCACAAAAGAATACATGCGTGAGGTCACCACCATCGACCCCCGGTGGCTTGTGGAGTTTGCTCCAGCTTTCTTCAAGGTCTCTGACCCAACCAAGCTAAGCAAGCAGAAGAAACAGCAGCGCCTGGAGCCCCTGTACAATCGGTATGAGGAACCAAATGCCTGGAGAATCTCCCGTGCCTTCCGGCGGCGCTGA